One region of Myxococcales bacterium genomic DNA includes:
- a CDS encoding AlpA family phage regulatory protein, translating into MRFMRRPAVMDCTGLGRTAIDDQEAAGDFPRRFPIGPRAVAWLESEVSAWQKARIEKARA; encoded by the coding sequence ATGCGATTCATGCGAAGGCCAGCGGTCATGGACTGCACCGGCTTGGGGCGCACGGCAATCGACGACCAAGAGGCTGCGGGTGACTTCCCGCGGCGCTTTCCGATTGGCCCGCGAGCCGTGGCTTGGCTCGAGAGCGAGGTCAGTGCTTGGCAAAAAGCTCGAATCGAAAAGGCGCGAGCATGA
- a CDS encoding integrase arm-type DNA-binding domain-containing protein, with the protein MPLTNVAIKSAKPGKKTQKLFDGGGLYLEVTPRGGTWWRLKYRYLGKDKRLSMGVYPDVTLKLARERRDEARKLLANGIDPSAHRKANKSAKFGRAANSFEVVATEWFDKQKPNWAPAHAARVLSRLERYVFPWIGSTPIADVSAPDVLGVIQRIEKDGALETAHRTLGNCSQVIRYAVATGRADRDPCGDLRGALPPTRAKHFSTVTEPEEVAKVLRALDAYTGTLVVHCAIRLAPLVFVRPGELRRAQWQDIDLEEAEWRFEVTKTNSQHIVPLARQSIAILREVEPLTGQGRYVFPSARGPARPMSDNALTVALRSMGIDQKTQTIHGFRATARTILDEVLGFRPDFIEHQLCHAVRDPNGRAYNRTAYLPERRKMMQGWANYLDKLKKGEKVIPINRASAPESR; encoded by the coding sequence ATGCCGCTCACCAACGTCGCGATCAAGAGCGCCAAACCCGGCAAGAAAACCCAGAAGTTGTTCGATGGTGGCGGGCTCTACCTCGAAGTCACGCCTCGCGGCGGCACCTGGTGGCGACTGAAGTACCGCTATCTCGGCAAGGACAAGCGGCTGTCGATGGGCGTCTATCCTGACGTCACGTTGAAGCTGGCACGCGAGCGCCGCGACGAAGCGCGCAAACTTCTGGCCAACGGCATCGACCCCAGCGCGCACCGCAAGGCGAACAAGTCCGCGAAGTTCGGCCGCGCCGCGAATAGTTTCGAGGTAGTCGCCACCGAGTGGTTCGACAAGCAGAAGCCCAACTGGGCGCCGGCCCACGCGGCCCGTGTTCTCAGCCGACTCGAGCGATACGTCTTCCCGTGGATCGGCTCGACGCCGATCGCCGACGTGAGCGCCCCGGATGTGCTCGGCGTCATCCAGCGAATCGAGAAGGACGGGGCTCTCGAAACCGCGCACCGCACCCTTGGCAATTGCAGCCAGGTAATTCGGTACGCCGTCGCAACCGGGCGAGCGGACCGCGACCCATGCGGCGACCTGCGAGGCGCCCTACCCCCGACTCGAGCCAAGCACTTCTCCACGGTGACAGAACCGGAAGAAGTCGCGAAGGTTCTCCGCGCACTCGATGCCTACACGGGAACGCTCGTCGTTCACTGCGCCATTCGTCTCGCACCCCTGGTCTTCGTTCGCCCGGGTGAACTGCGGCGAGCACAGTGGCAGGACATCGACCTCGAGGAAGCGGAATGGCGCTTCGAGGTAACCAAGACAAACTCGCAGCACATCGTCCCGCTGGCCCGACAGTCCATTGCAATCTTGCGCGAAGTGGAACCGCTCACCGGGCAGGGTCGGTACGTGTTCCCAAGCGCGCGGGGTCCAGCGCGGCCGATGAGTGACAACGCGCTCACCGTCGCGCTGCGAAGTATGGGCATCGACCAGAAGACGCAGACCATTCACGGCTTCCGCGCGACGGCACGAACCATTCTCGACGAGGTGCTCGGCTTCCGCCCGGACTTCATCGAACACCAGCTGTGTCATGCGGTGCGCGACCCGAACGGCCGCGCCTACAACCGCACCGCCTACCTGCCCGAACGACGGAAGATGATGCAGGGCTGGGCCAACTATCTCGACAAGCTGAAGAAGGGCGAGAAGGTCATCCCCATCAACCGGGCGTCTGCGCCTGAGTCTCGGTAG
- a CDS encoding DUF4124 domain-containing protein, whose amino-acid sequence MNWSSNKNWAVRMGAVTLAFVLGASASAGTLYSWKTEDGTFAYTNDKKRVPARYKNQAEASKFKSMESYARFTPGPKIEDKAYEDRIVERLEVLRASADRAVSSGGATQAEQPYFVRLELGGGGRHGSGTSIEIPVGAGMDDSEPVVVEHVRMKPGKGHAASRHFRIVKQGDRVLAVIKDRHSDSRLTSSLSEEDFDSNPLN is encoded by the coding sequence ATGAATTGGAGCAGCAATAAGAACTGGGCGGTGCGTATGGGTGCCGTCACGCTGGCTTTTGTGCTCGGAGCGAGTGCATCGGCGGGCACGCTGTACAGCTGGAAGACCGAAGACGGGACTTTCGCGTACACGAACGACAAGAAACGGGTTCCGGCGCGCTACAAGAATCAGGCGGAAGCTTCGAAATTTAAGTCGATGGAGTCTTACGCGCGATTTACACCGGGACCGAAGATCGAGGACAAGGCCTACGAAGATCGCATTGTTGAGCGATTGGAAGTGCTTCGCGCTTCGGCTGACCGAGCGGTCAGCTCAGGTGGCGCCACCCAGGCCGAGCAGCCGTATTTCGTCAGGCTCGAGTTGGGAGGTGGGGGTCGCCACGGCTCGGGTACGAGCATCGAGATCCCGGTCGGAGCAGGCATGGACGACTCGGAGCCCGTGGTTGTCGAACACGTGCGCATGAAGCCCGGCAAGGGCCACGCCGCTAGCCGCCACTTTCGGATCGTAAAGCAAGGCGATCGGGTGTTGGCGGTGATCAAGGACAGGCATTCAGACTCTCGACTTACCTCGAGTCTGAGCGAAGAAGACTTCGATTCGAACCCGCTCAATTAG